The bacterium genome includes a window with the following:
- a CDS encoding aldehyde dehydrogenase family protein: MATRQQVNRIFKALDLGRELKGANAGGEWFADSGDFLDVVDPTTGAVIARVEQASAKDYEKLMRKAEAAFVLWREVPAPRRGEVVRQLGEALRAKKEALGQLVSLEMGKILTEGLGEVQEMIDICDYAVGQSRMLSGPTLQSERPRHRMMEQWHPLGVVGVVTAFNFPVAVWAWNNALAWVCGDVAVWKPSSKTPLCAIACQNIANEVFRRNGVPQGVSCAVVGRGAVIGERLVADERVPLISATGSTRMGKRIGAVVGERLGRTILELGGNNALVISEKADLTCALASAFFGAVGTAGQRCTSTRRLIVHESIYDVFLKKLVANYKKVRIGDPLDPATLMGPLIDEGAVADYEAAVKAAKEQGGRVVYGGKVMDPPFGHRTFVLPTIVEIANDAAIVQTETFAPIVYVMKYRGFDEALALHNGVPQGLSSGIFTDSVSEAETFTSFRGSDCGIANVNIGTSGAEIGGAFGGEKETGGGRESGSDCWKSYMRRQTNTINWGGEVHLAQGVEFHP, translated from the coding sequence ATGGCGACGCGTCAGCAGGTGAACAGGATCTTCAAGGCGCTGGATCTCGGGCGCGAGCTCAAGGGCGCCAACGCCGGCGGCGAGTGGTTCGCCGACAGCGGCGATTTCCTGGACGTCGTGGACCCGACGACCGGCGCGGTGATCGCGCGCGTCGAGCAGGCTTCCGCGAAGGACTACGAGAAGCTGATGCGCAAGGCCGAGGCGGCCTTCGTCCTCTGGCGCGAGGTGCCCGCCCCGCGGCGCGGCGAGGTCGTGCGGCAGCTGGGCGAGGCCCTGCGCGCGAAGAAGGAGGCGCTCGGGCAGCTGGTCTCCCTCGAGATGGGCAAGATCCTCACCGAGGGCCTGGGCGAGGTCCAGGAGATGATCGACATCTGCGACTACGCCGTCGGCCAGAGCCGCATGCTCAGCGGCCCGACCCTGCAGAGCGAGCGCCCCCGGCACCGCATGATGGAGCAGTGGCACCCGCTGGGCGTCGTCGGCGTCGTCACCGCCTTCAACTTCCCGGTCGCGGTCTGGGCCTGGAACAACGCCCTGGCCTGGGTCTGCGGCGACGTCGCCGTCTGGAAGCCCTCGAGCAAGACGCCGCTGTGCGCCATCGCCTGCCAGAACATCGCCAACGAGGTGTTCCGCCGCAACGGCGTGCCGCAGGGCGTGTCCTGCGCGGTGGTCGGGCGCGGCGCGGTCATCGGCGAGCGCCTGGTCGCGGACGAGCGCGTGCCGCTGATCTCGGCCACCGGCAGCACCCGCATGGGCAAGCGCATCGGCGCCGTGGTGGGCGAGCGCCTCGGCCGCACCATCCTCGAGCTGGGCGGCAACAACGCGCTGGTCATCTCGGAGAAGGCCGACCTGACCTGCGCGCTGGCCAGCGCCTTCTTCGGCGCCGTCGGCACCGCCGGGCAGCGCTGCACCTCGACCCGCCGCCTGATCGTCCACGAGTCGATCTACGACGTGTTCCTCAAGAAGCTCGTCGCCAACTACAAGAAGGTGCGCATCGGCGACCCCCTGGACCCCGCGACGCTGATGGGGCCGCTGATCGACGAGGGCGCCGTGGCCGACTACGAGGCGGCGGTCAAGGCGGCGAAGGAGCAGGGCGGCCGCGTCGTCTACGGCGGCAAGGTGATGGACCCGCCGTTCGGCCACCGGACCTTCGTCCTGCCGACGATCGTCGAGATCGCCAACGACGCGGCGATCGTGCAGACGGAGACCTTCGCGCCCATCGTCTACGTCATGAAGTACCGCGGCTTCGACGAGGCGCTGGCCCTGCACAACGGCGTGCCCCAGGGGCTGTCGTCGGGGATCTTCACCGACAGCGTGTCCGAGGCCGAGACGTTCACCAGCTTCCGCGGCTCGGACTGCGGAATCGCCAACGTGAACATCGGCACCTCGGGCGCGGAGATCGGCGGCGCCTTCGGCGGCGAGAAGGAGACCGGCGGCGGCCGCGAGTCGGGCTCCGACTGCTGGAAGAGCTACATGCGCCGCCAGACCAACACGATCAACTGGGGCGGCGAGGTCCACCTGGCGCAGGGAGTCGAATTCCATCCCTGA
- a CDS encoding saccharopine dehydrogenase C-terminal domain-containing protein, producing the protein MKKVLVLGAGMVARPLVRYLLERGFGVTQGDVAPERASAMVDDHPHGRALALDLRDTAAVASLVAEHDLTVSLAPPPFHPAVARLCVEAGRHLATASYVAPEMASLDAAARERGVLLLNEIGVDPGIDHMSAMRVIDGVRARGGRILSFRSYCGGLPAPEANDNPFGYKFSWAPRGVLMAGRNDAHYLVDGARVTVPGARLFRDMRLLHVEGAGDFEAYPNRDSISYIDIYGLQGIRTMLRGTLRNPGWCDCLHNYGRLGLLGIEPVDLAGATSADLLRRLAGAAPGEAADAAVARCLGLCRDALPVANLRWLGLCDETPLGRERGCPLDVLGDAMLAKLVYAPGERDLLVMKHEFTAALPDGGRESITSSLVAYGEPGGDSAMARTVSLPLAVGVRLVLEGGIAARGVARPVTAEFYRPILDELEGHGIVCQEKTERIDRDTGDEGGE; encoded by the coding sequence ATGAAGAAGGTGCTGGTCCTGGGCGCGGGCATGGTGGCCCGGCCGCTGGTGCGCTACCTGCTGGAGCGCGGCTTCGGCGTGACCCAGGGCGATGTCGCGCCCGAGCGGGCGTCGGCGATGGTCGACGACCACCCCCACGGCCGGGCGCTGGCCCTGGACCTGCGCGACACCGCGGCGGTGGCGTCGCTGGTGGCCGAACACGACCTGACGGTCAGCCTGGCCCCGCCGCCCTTCCATCCCGCCGTGGCCCGCCTCTGCGTGGAGGCCGGGCGCCACCTGGCCACCGCGTCCTACGTCGCGCCCGAGATGGCGTCCCTGGACGCCGCCGCCCGTGAGCGGGGCGTGCTGCTGCTCAACGAGATCGGCGTGGATCCGGGCATCGACCACATGTCCGCGATGCGCGTCATCGACGGCGTGCGTGCCCGCGGCGGCCGCATCCTGTCCTTCCGCTCGTACTGCGGCGGGCTGCCGGCGCCGGAGGCCAACGACAATCCCTTCGGCTACAAGTTCTCCTGGGCGCCCCGCGGCGTGCTGATGGCCGGCCGCAACGACGCCCACTACCTGGTCGACGGCGCGCGGGTCACGGTGCCCGGAGCGAGGCTGTTCCGCGACATGCGCCTGCTGCACGTCGAGGGGGCCGGGGACTTCGAGGCCTACCCCAACCGCGACTCGATCTCCTACATCGACATCTACGGCCTGCAGGGGATCCGCACCATGCTGCGCGGCACGCTGCGCAACCCGGGCTGGTGCGACTGCCTGCACAACTACGGGCGCCTCGGCCTGCTCGGGATCGAGCCGGTCGACCTCGCCGGCGCGACGTCGGCGGACCTGCTGCGCCGCCTGGCCGGGGCCGCGCCGGGGGAGGCCGCCGACGCCGCGGTCGCCCGCTGCCTGGGCCTGTGCCGCGACGCGCTGCCGGTCGCGAACCTGCGCTGGCTGGGGCTCTGCGACGAGACCCCCCTGGGGCGCGAGCGCGGCTGCCCGCTGGACGTCCTGGGCGACGCCATGCTGGCGAAGCTGGTCTACGCCCCCGGCGAGCGGGACCTGCTGGTGATGAAGCACGAGTTCACGGCGGCCCTGCCCGACGGCGGCCGCGAGTCGATCACCTCCAGCCTGGTCGCCTACGGCGAGCCCGGCGGCGACTCGGCGATGGCCCGCACGGTCTCGCTGCCGCTGGCCGTGGGGGTGCGCCTGGTGCTGGAGGGCGGGATCGCGGCCCGCGGCGTGGCGCGACCGGTGACGGCGGAATTCTACCGGCCGATCCTCGACGAGCTCGAGGGGCACGGCATCGTTTGCCAGGAGAAGACGGAACGTATCGACCGGGACACCGGAGACGAGGGAGGCGAGTGA
- a CDS encoding DUF4920 domain-containing protein codes for MRRIVIALLLLAIAAAPAVAKEKVYGKGVAAHEATPIGTVLAHPDQYVGKTLVVEGTVVGVCAHRGCWLSLASDVEGQTLRVKVEDGVIIFPKEIVGEKVRAEGVFKANRVEDTAKKCDATRAGEPEVQCTTVYELFASGAVCDWK; via the coding sequence ATGCGTCGCATCGTCATCGCCCTGCTGCTGCTCGCCATCGCCGCCGCGCCGGCCGTCGCCAAGGAGAAGGTCTACGGCAAGGGAGTCGCCGCGCACGAGGCGACGCCCATCGGCACGGTCCTGGCCCACCCCGACCAGTACGTCGGCAAGACCCTGGTCGTCGAAGGCACGGTCGTCGGCGTCTGCGCCCACCGCGGCTGCTGGCTGTCCCTGGCCTCGGACGTCGAGGGCCAGACCCTGCGCGTCAAGGTGGAGGACGGGGTCATCATCTTCCCGAAGGAGATCGTGGGGGAGAAGGTCCGCGCCGAGGGCGTGTTCAAGGCCAACCGCGTCGAGGACACCGCCAAGAAGTGCGACGCGACCCGCGCCGGCGAGCCCGAGGTCCAGTGCACGACCGTCTACGAGCTGTTCGCTTCCGGCGCCGTGTGCGACTGGAAGTAG